Proteins from one Bacteroidota bacterium genomic window:
- a CDS encoding thioredoxin family protein has translation MTFTLQIGSKAPDFNLLSTGGQTYQLADFDRSDILVVFFTCNHCPYVIGSDESTRNTAEKFRSNGVEFVAINSNSKNTYIEDDFDHMKARMQAFKFPWTYLYDETQEIAKAYGALRTPHFYVFDQERKLVYTGRAIDFPRDYTKAKVFDLDQVLTELVEGKVISNPITNPIGCNVKWDGKDAHWMPA, from the coding sequence ATGACTTTTACATTACAAATAGGAAGCAAAGCACCTGATTTCAATTTGCTTTCGACAGGTGGACAAACCTATCAATTAGCTGATTTTGATCGTTCAGATATCTTGGTTGTTTTTTTTACCTGCAATCATTGTCCTTATGTGATTGGCTCAGATGAATCAACCCGAAATACTGCAGAAAAATTCCGTTCTAATGGAGTTGAATTCGTGGCTATTAATTCAAATAGTAAAAACACCTACATTGAAGATGACTTTGATCATATGAAAGCACGCATGCAAGCGTTCAAATTCCCTTGGACGTATTTATATGATGAAACACAAGAAATAGCCAAGGCATATGGTGCATTACGTACTCCTCACTTTTATGTATTTGATCAAGAAAGGAAACTTGTTTACACCGGACGAGCAATTGATTTTCCCAGGGATTATACCAAAGCCAAGGTATTTGACTTAGATCAGGTTTTGACTGAATTAGTAGAAGGTAAAGTAATTAGTAACCCGATTACAAACCCTATTGGTTGCAATGTAAAGTGGGATGGAAAAGATGCACATTGGATGCCAGC
- a CDS encoding RNA-binding protein: MNIYVGNLNYNVTEEELQEVFSEFGSVASVKIIKDQHTGRAKGFAFIGMDQEEDGKNAIEKLNQTEIFGRTIKVSQAKDGGGKRDNSFNKPQNRYGDTDL; encoded by the coding sequence ATGAACATCTACGTAGGTAACTTAAATTACAATGTTACAGAAGAAGAATTACAAGAAGTCTTCTCAGAATTTGGAAGTGTAGCTTCTGTTAAAATTATCAAAGATCAACATACCGGCCGTGCAAAAGGATTTGCATTTATTGGTATGGATCAGGAAGAAGATGGTAAAAATGCCATCGAAAAATTAAATCAAACTGAAATTTTCGGTCGTACTATTAAAGTTAGTCAGGCTAAAGATGGTGGAGGAAAAAGAGACAATTCCTTCAACAAGCCACAAAACAGATATGGCGACACCGATTTATAG